In one window of Rhodothermales bacterium DNA:
- the hutH gene encoding histidine ammonia-lyase, with the protein ALRADPTPVVRSREIVDAALKDGSSYYGINTGFGALARERIPADQLETLQRNLLLSHAVGVGDWVPVPISRLMLQLKIHALGLGFSGVSLSVFERLLSFVEMDLIPAIPSKGSVGASGDLAPLAHMTLPLIGRGLFWSGDGSTLLDADKVLAQNGLAPVTLGPKDGLSLINGTQLMSAYGAYVLEKSSRLAKLADVVAAMSLEALQGSLLPFDERIQAVRPFAGQIDVAANVRAMLLDSEILESHRDCGKVQDPYSLRCVPQVHGATRGALGHASEVIETELNSATDNPLVFSDGSILSGGNFHGQPLALAMDYMAIALAELASISERRLYLLLSGQDGLPQLLMRQTGVNSGFMIPQYTAAALVSENKILCHPASVDSIPTSLGQEDHVSMGSISAIKLLQVFRNVETVLAIELLAASQALDYRHPLRPGRGVAAAHGFVRHVIAHRESDYYFREDLDPCMEIVRTAGLLKSVEEEVGALR; encoded by the coding sequence CGGCTCTGCGCGCCGACCCCACGCCGGTCGTTCGATCCCGTGAAATCGTCGATGCTGCGCTCAAGGACGGATCAAGCTATTACGGCATCAACACAGGGTTCGGTGCGCTCGCACGAGAGCGAATACCGGCCGACCAACTCGAGACACTGCAGCGAAATCTTCTGCTGAGTCATGCCGTTGGGGTTGGAGACTGGGTGCCGGTACCGATATCGCGTTTGATGCTGCAGTTGAAGATTCACGCACTGGGACTTGGATTTTCGGGCGTGTCGCTGTCAGTCTTTGAACGGCTTCTGTCCTTCGTGGAGATGGACCTAATCCCGGCTATCCCGTCCAAAGGCAGCGTCGGCGCGTCGGGAGATCTCGCCCCGCTCGCTCATATGACACTTCCGCTGATCGGCCGTGGATTGTTCTGGAGTGGCGACGGCTCGACACTCCTCGACGCGGACAAAGTCCTTGCTCAGAATGGCCTGGCCCCGGTGACGCTGGGCCCCAAGGATGGTCTCTCGCTCATCAACGGCACACAGTTGATGAGTGCCTATGGCGCGTATGTGCTTGAGAAATCGAGTCGACTCGCAAAGCTCGCGGATGTTGTCGCGGCGATGAGTCTGGAGGCGCTGCAGGGAAGTCTGCTCCCGTTCGACGAACGAATACAGGCTGTTCGGCCGTTCGCCGGGCAGATCGATGTGGCTGCCAACGTCAGGGCGATGCTACTCGATAGCGAGATTCTGGAATCACATCGCGACTGCGGTAAGGTGCAGGATCCGTACTCATTGCGGTGTGTGCCGCAGGTTCATGGTGCCACACGAGGCGCACTTGGACACGCGTCAGAAGTGATCGAGACAGAACTGAATTCGGCGACCGATAATCCGCTCGTATTTTCGGACGGGTCCATTTTGAGCGGAGGTAATTTCCATGGCCAGCCACTCGCACTGGCGATGGACTACATGGCGATAGCGCTGGCGGAGCTGGCCAGTATCTCGGAACGACGCCTCTATCTGCTACTCTCGGGGCAGGATGGTTTGCCGCAGTTGCTGATGCGACAGACCGGAGTGAACTCGGGATTCATGATTCCTCAGTACACCGCTGCAGCACTGGTATCTGAGAACAAGATTCTCTGCCACCCCGCGTCCGTAGACTCGATTCCGACCAGCCTGGGTCAGGAAGATCACGTTAGCATGGGGAGCATCAGTGCGATAAAACTTCTCCAGGTCTTTCGCAATGTTGAAACGGTGCTGGCGATCGAGCTGTTGGCGGCCTCTCAGGCGCTGGACTACCGACATCCGCTACGTCCCGGGCGCGGTGTAGCAGCGGCGCACGGCTTTGTGCGCCACGTGATAGCCCATCGTGAGTCGGACTACTATTTCCGGGAAGATCTGGATCCGTGTATGGAGATCGTACGGACTGCAGGTTTACTGAAGTCGGTAGAAGAGGAGGTTGGAGCACTCCGATAA
- a CDS encoding imidazolonepropionase, which translates to MPTLRNITCLATCSAGKGPSDADVIENAALVWTGDRIQWVGPEADLPEQYRGEFPMDAAGALVVPGLIDCHTHLAFGGWRADEFELRSRGATYLDIARKGGGILSTVRETRRTSEDDLLRRVRDFGVHMLRLGVTTVECKSGYGLTLDDELKLLRVYRRLAQEGPINIVATLLAAHTVPEEFRDDRSGYVDEICSRIIPHVAAERLAEFCDVFVEESAFSIDEGRRVLVAAAEHGLRAKLHADQLTDGGGAALAAEMQAASADHLECISDDGVTALSKADVVAVTLPIASLYLRQTPLDARRLIDAGARVAVATDFNPGSAPSYHLPLAMTLACIMNGLTPAEALRAATINAAAAINREHLLGSLERGKQADFVLVEAGSINEWLYHFRPNSVLNTFIRGRIVYEARRN; encoded by the coding sequence ATGCCCACGCTTCGAAACATCACGTGCCTGGCAACCTGCTCGGCCGGCAAGGGGCCTTCCGATGCAGACGTGATCGAAAATGCCGCATTGGTCTGGACGGGCGACCGTATTCAGTGGGTCGGGCCGGAGGCGGATCTTCCGGAGCAGTACCGTGGCGAGTTCCCGATGGATGCCGCGGGTGCACTGGTGGTGCCGGGTCTCATCGACTGTCATACGCACCTGGCGTTTGGTGGCTGGCGCGCCGACGAGTTTGAGTTGCGTTCGCGCGGCGCTACGTATCTCGACATTGCCCGAAAGGGTGGCGGCATCCTGAGCACGGTACGGGAAACGCGTCGCACCTCAGAAGACGACCTGCTGCGGAGGGTCCGCGACTTTGGCGTTCATATGCTTCGATTGGGTGTGACAACGGTCGAGTGCAAGAGCGGGTATGGCCTGACTCTGGATGATGAACTGAAGCTGCTGCGGGTGTACCGGCGCCTGGCGCAGGAGGGGCCGATCAATATCGTCGCAACGTTGCTTGCGGCTCACACCGTTCCCGAGGAATTTCGAGACGATCGGAGCGGTTATGTCGACGAGATCTGTAGCCGCATCATTCCTCACGTGGCCGCTGAGAGACTCGCCGAATTTTGCGATGTGTTCGTCGAGGAGTCGGCTTTTTCTATCGACGAGGGTCGCCGCGTCCTCGTAGCAGCGGCCGAGCACGGTCTGAGAGCGAAGCTCCACGCCGATCAACTGACGGACGGCGGCGGCGCGGCGCTGGCGGCGGAGATGCAAGCCGCGTCGGCGGACCATCTCGAGTGCATAAGCGACGACGGGGTGACGGCGTTGAGCAAGGCCGACGTAGTGGCCGTGACCCTTCCCATTGCATCACTTTACCTGCGCCAGACGCCGCTTGATGCAAGAAGATTGATTGACGCCGGCGCGCGGGTAGCGGTGGCCACCGATTTCAATCCAGGCAGTGCTCCCAGCTATCACCTGCCGCTGGCCATGACCCTTGCGTGCATCATGAACGGACTCACGCCGGCGGAAGCCCTGCGCGCTGCCACCATCAATGCGGCAGCGGCCATCAATCGCGAGCATCTTCTCGGATCACTGGAACGTGGAAAGCAGGCTGATTTTGTGCTTGTGGAAGCCGGATCCATCAATGAGTGGCTTTACCACTTTCGACCGAACTCCGTGCTGAATACATTCATCCGCGGTCGAATCGTGTACGAAGCGAGACGTAACTAG
- a CDS encoding formimidoylglutamase: protein MNYQVSDFDEWSGHSPGTDDDPRLGDYVSFSPGGHQEILIAMAGFPVDDGVRTNGGRVGAAHAPDDIRKILYRMTPDGRRSTEHVHVLQRTLDVGNLRAGRSLVEKQESLGQFVRDCLLAGVLPVILGGGHETAYGHFLGYMEADRSVNILNLDAHADVRPLVRGKGHSGSPFRQALDHPSGKCLSYSVAGLQPGRNASAHLAFLAKRSARVYWVDDTTEPMIERLMVPANEAGPVMLSLDMDVVDQSYAPGVSAPTVGGIEQRLLIDLALTAGATPSVTSVDLVEVNPMVDEGGRTIRLAAHVIWSFLLGFAERT, encoded by the coding sequence ATGAATTACCAGGTATCAGATTTCGATGAGTGGAGCGGGCATTCTCCAGGAACCGACGACGATCCGCGTCTCGGGGACTATGTATCGTTTTCCCCGGGCGGACATCAGGAAATCCTGATTGCGATGGCGGGCTTTCCTGTGGACGACGGGGTCCGGACCAACGGGGGACGCGTAGGGGCCGCTCATGCGCCGGACGACATACGCAAAATTTTGTACCGCATGACGCCGGATGGTCGCCGCTCGACCGAGCACGTCCATGTCCTTCAACGGACGCTGGATGTCGGCAACCTTCGCGCTGGTCGATCCCTCGTCGAGAAGCAGGAATCGCTCGGACAATTCGTTCGGGATTGTCTCCTTGCCGGTGTGCTGCCCGTCATTCTCGGCGGTGGGCATGAGACCGCCTACGGTCACTTTCTCGGGTACATGGAGGCCGACCGGAGCGTGAATATTCTTAACCTGGATGCTCACGCGGATGTGCGCCCGCTCGTCAGGGGTAAGGGCCACAGCGGTTCGCCGTTTCGGCAGGCGCTCGATCATCCGTCCGGTAAGTGCCTGTCATACTCGGTTGCGGGATTGCAACCCGGCCGCAACGCCTCGGCCCACCTCGCTTTTCTCGCGAAGCGTTCCGCTCGGGTGTACTGGGTCGACGATACGACCGAGCCGATGATCGAGCGGCTCATGGTGCCCGCTAACGAGGCCGGCCCCGTGATGCTATCTCTCGACATGGATGTTGTAGACCAGAGCTACGCTCCCGGCGTCAGCGCCCCAACGGTCGGTGGGATCGAACAACGATTGCTCATTGATCTGGCACTAACAGCGGGAGCGACACCGAGCGTAACGTCGGTAGATCTGGTGGAGGTCAATCCAATGGTTGACGAAGGCGGTCGCACAATTCGCCTTGCAGCACACGTGATCTGGAGCTTCCTGCTCGGATTTGCGGAGAGAACATGA
- a CDS encoding asparaginase codes for MTQENLRPGRVRVFTTGGTIDKVYFDARSRYEVGRPQISDMLKEVNASVEYAVESLFMKDSLDMNDEDRRLVLESVERADEDRILITHGTDTMVETARVLSVAIGKTIVLVGSLSPSRFKGSDAEFNIGFALAAVQLLPPGVYVAMNGLVFRHDEVQKNLEANRFETNV; via the coding sequence ATGACGCAGGAGAATCTCAGACCAGGGCGAGTTCGTGTGTTCACGACTGGCGGTACGATCGACAAGGTCTACTTCGACGCCAGGAGCCGTTATGAAGTTGGACGTCCGCAAATATCGGACATGTTGAAGGAGGTGAACGCGAGTGTCGAGTACGCCGTTGAGTCTCTGTTCATGAAAGATAGTCTCGATATGAACGATGAAGATCGGAGACTTGTCCTGGAATCCGTGGAGCGGGCCGATGAAGACCGAATTCTGATTACACACGGGACTGATACGATGGTCGAAACGGCGCGGGTGTTGTCGGTGGCCATTGGTAAGACGATCGTACTTGTCGGTTCGCTCAGTCCATCCCGGTTTAAGGGCAGCGACGCGGAGTTCAATATCGGCTTTGCACTGGCGGCGGTGCAGCTTCTGCCTCCGGGTGTCTACGTTGCGATGAACGGGCTGGTATTCCGGCACGATGAGGTTCAGAAAAATCTCGAGGCCAACCGGTTCGAAACGAACGTCTGA
- a CDS encoding geranylgeranylglycerol-phosphate geranylgeranyltransferase, with product MWKSLNGLVRIVRPLNCVMFFSGTVVGGIIVASAGALQWPGNAPLILASVSATLVGASGNVINDLYDVEIDRLNRPMRPLPSGIVTPNQVRILWIFLAISGLAVALLVSALHLAIAASSVVLLVAYSARLKSVSLIGNLVVSIVVATSLVYGALSIGGAALAIPAAIFALVTTMSRELVKDIEDLHGDRARGVGSFAVRAGTARSAHLAAALLLVTIGLTPTPYLVMGYSGLYLLLMLVSNGFLLSAVWWVLHTDSEKSATRASRNIKAAMIVGLAALAASGVGPA from the coding sequence ATGTGGAAGTCGTTGAACGGACTGGTGCGGATCGTACGTCCGCTCAACTGTGTTATGTTCTTCTCAGGCACTGTGGTCGGCGGCATCATCGTCGCCAGCGCCGGCGCACTTCAATGGCCTGGAAACGCGCCGCTGATTCTAGCGAGTGTTTCGGCCACGCTGGTCGGCGCAAGCGGTAACGTCATCAACGATTTGTACGATGTCGAAATCGATCGCTTGAATCGTCCGATGCGGCCGCTGCCATCCGGTATCGTCACACCCAACCAGGTACGCATTCTCTGGATTTTTCTCGCGATATCCGGACTTGCTGTCGCTCTGCTGGTTTCCGCCCTGCATCTGGCGATCGCAGCGTCATCAGTCGTGCTGCTCGTTGCGTACAGCGCCAGACTCAAGTCGGTATCACTGATCGGGAATCTGGTGGTGAGTATAGTTGTGGCCACATCACTGGTCTACGGAGCACTGAGCATCGGTGGAGCAGCTCTCGCGATTCCCGCGGCGATCTTCGCTCTCGTCACCACGATGTCACGCGAGTTAGTGAAAGACATCGAGGACCTGCACGGAGACAGAGCCCGGGGTGTCGGCTCGTTCGCAGTGCGTGCGGGGACTGCGAGGAGTGCACATTTAGCCGCCGCACTGCTGCTTGTTACGATTGGATTGACGCCGACGCCGTACCTCGTGATGGGATATAGCGGTCTCTACCTCCTGCTGATGTTGGTTTCAAACGGTTTTCTGCTGTCGGCAGTGTGGTGGGTGCTTCATACCGATTCTGAGAAATCCGCTACCCGAGCCAGCCGCAACATTAAAGCCGCCATGATTGTTGGTCTTGCCGCACTGGCGGCATCCGGCGTTGGTCCGGCGTGA
- a CDS encoding sigma-70 family RNA polymerase sigma factor has translation MKTDSEQIAGLVDRANDGDEQSRDRLLRWLEPVLRGFFVKRIGLRTEVDDLVQNTLVRVHQGMPRLRESGSLKAFSMKAALFELQDFYRGRYGPKERNLLDEIELEDVRTRVQDAMSIDIEMALSSLTPQARRIIELKEYGYKYSEIAGMVGSTEAAIKMQVKRAFEKMRDLLAAISVLFIMLLFR, from the coding sequence ATGAAGACGGATAGCGAACAGATTGCCGGTCTCGTTGATCGGGCCAACGATGGGGACGAACAGTCGCGCGATCGACTGCTGCGTTGGCTCGAGCCCGTACTCAGGGGGTTCTTTGTGAAAAGAATCGGCTTGCGCACTGAGGTCGACGATCTGGTTCAGAATACACTCGTCAGAGTTCATCAAGGAATGCCGCGCCTGCGCGAGTCGGGCAGCCTCAAGGCGTTCTCGATGAAGGCGGCGCTGTTCGAACTCCAGGATTTCTATCGCGGTCGCTACGGGCCGAAGGAGCGCAATCTCCTCGATGAGATCGAGTTGGAAGACGTACGAACCCGGGTACAGGATGCCATGTCAATTGACATTGAGATGGCGCTCAGCTCCTTGACTCCACAGGCGCGTCGGATTATTGAACTGAAGGAGTACGGATACAAGTACAGCGAAATCGCAGGAATGGTCGGATCGACCGAAGCAGCCATCAAGATGCAGGTCAAGCGCGCTTTTGAGAAGATGCGCGACCTGCTCGCCGCCATTTCTGTGCTGTTCATCATGTTACTATTTCGGTGA
- a CDS encoding FecR family protein → MNIRFEHIGEMSPEARAAFLREIGENDAILSDYAAWLAISERIRFRQEEVVSDRRVLVLAALQRAGMETALSDDERGQLRAIWPQIEESWEDTTFLDDILNRIAADASDFEESWTLREGHLRDAVSAVSPRAHERRLARTAWRIAAVAATVIFAGILLFVARRDAGLVTYDVPTGEIQNITMLDGSIVRLFGPAELSYRGVDSKSSRPEVMRLTGDAFFEVVVSDAPFLVETSTARVSVLGTSFGVQSVVDQTDVVVVAGEVSVGSRAGHDSVTKLIAGQTCVVLRDNAPSGPVEINLSEALAWANLFVFRKTRLSEIAEILSQHYGVTVTVDSGLATKTITGTFDRSSDLEDILETLAKTLGAKVARISTGYRLTDLS, encoded by the coding sequence ATGAACATCAGGTTTGAGCATATTGGCGAGATGTCCCCGGAGGCGCGGGCTGCGTTTTTGAGGGAAATCGGCGAAAATGATGCCATTCTGAGCGATTATGCGGCCTGGTTGGCGATTTCGGAACGCATTCGCTTCCGGCAGGAAGAAGTCGTTTCCGACAGAAGGGTCCTCGTGCTTGCCGCCCTGCAGCGTGCCGGAATGGAAACGGCCCTGAGTGACGACGAGCGCGGTCAGTTGCGGGCTATCTGGCCGCAGATTGAAGAGTCATGGGAAGACACGACGTTTCTGGATGACATTCTGAATCGGATCGCGGCCGACGCGAGTGATTTTGAAGAGAGCTGGACGTTGCGAGAGGGCCACTTGCGTGACGCCGTATCCGCCGTGTCTCCGCGGGCACATGAGCGTCGACTTGCGCGGACGGCGTGGCGCATCGCCGCCGTTGCCGCTACCGTGATCTTCGCGGGCATACTCCTTTTTGTCGCGAGGCGCGATGCAGGCCTTGTTACGTACGATGTGCCGACAGGCGAGATTCAGAACATTACCATGTTGGACGGCTCAATCGTTCGCCTCTTCGGACCGGCGGAGTTGAGTTATCGCGGCGTTGATTCGAAATCGTCCCGCCCGGAAGTCATGCGCCTGACCGGTGATGCATTCTTCGAAGTTGTTGTATCGGATGCGCCGTTTCTCGTGGAAACGTCCACGGCGCGTGTCTCCGTCCTTGGTACGAGTTTTGGCGTTCAGAGCGTCGTTGATCAAACTGACGTTGTCGTCGTCGCGGGAGAAGTGTCCGTCGGATCCCGAGCCGGCCACGATTCGGTGACAAAGCTGATTGCCGGCCAAACCTGCGTCGTACTGCGAGACAATGCGCCATCTGGCCCAGTGGAGATCAACCTGTCCGAAGCTCTCGCATGGGCTAACCTGTTCGTCTTCCGCAAGACGCGACTGTCGGAGATTGCAGAAATCCTGTCACAACACTACGGAGTGACTGTGACCGTCGATTCAGGTCTTGCCACGAAGACCATCACCGGCACGTTTGACAGATCCAGCGACCTTGAGGACATCCTTGAGACGCTCGCAAAGACGCTCGGCGCGAAGGTCGCTCGCATCTCGACCGGGTACCGTTTGACCGACCTGAGCTAA